tgggatatgtgtgtgtgtgtgagagtgtgtatgtgtgagagtgtgtgagtgtgtgtgtgtgagagtgtgtgagtgtgtgtgtgagtgtgtgagtgtgtgtgtgagtgtgtgtgcatgtgcgagtgcgagtgcgtgtgagtgtgtgtgtgtgtgagtgcgtgtgtgtgtgtgtgtgtgtgtgtgtgtgagtgagtgagtgagtgtgagtgagtgtgtgtgtgagtgtgtgtgcatgtgcgagtgcgagtgcgtgtgagtgtgtgtgtgtgtgagtgtgtgagtgtgtgtgtgtgtgtgtgtgagtgtgtgagtgtgtgtgtgtgtgtgtgtgtgtgtgagtgtgtgtgagtgtgtttgtgtgtgagtgtgtgtgtgtgtgtgagtgtgtgtgagtgtgtgtgtgtgtgtgtgtgtgtgagtgtgtgtgagtgagtgagtgtgtgtgtgtgtgtgtgtgtgtgtgtgtgtgtgtgtgagtgtgtgtgtgtgtgtgtgagtgtctgtgtgagtgtgtgtgtgtgtgtgtgtgtgtgtgagagtgtgtgtgtgtacctgcggtCCTCTCTGTACCACTGGAAGGAGGCGGTGGGGACGGCCATGGCCTCACAGCGCAGCACTGCAGCCTTCCCCAGCTGGGCCGGCATGTTCTTCACATCTGTGATCATGGGCGGgtctgagagaggggggggggagaggggcaggggggagcgggggaggggggagcgggagggggagagggagagagaggggaaagaagaggggagagggggagggggagagagggggagggggagagggagagagaggggaaagaagaggggagagggggaggggggagagagaggggggagagagggggagggggagaggagaggggcaggggggagcgggagggggagagggagagagaggggaaagaagaggggagagggggaggggggagagagagggggaggggggagcagggggcaggagggtgagagggagagagagagaggggaaagaagaagggagagggggaggcggtagagagagagggggagagagggaggaggaagtggggagcagggggcagggagagaggggaagaagagggaagagggggacgggggagagagagaggagagagcggggggcgggagagggagagagagagaggggaaagggacAGAGGGATAAAGATaaggaggggtggagagggaaagagattataggagagagaaggataagaagaacagagagagtgaagaCAGATAGAGAAAGATGGTCGGGAGAGGGCGAGAgatggaggtggagagggagaaaggggggcagataaaagaaaaacattaaatatttaatgtaaaaatatatcagTGTGTCTTTCCTGCATTTGTCATCGTTGTTTATGTACTTGCCTCCTGTGTTTTGGCTCTGAGCTACCAAAACTCAATCTGAATTGGATTCAGCGAAACAaatagtgtgagagagaggtaatgagtgggagggagagaaagagagagagagaatgagtggatgagagacagagagtgtgtgagacagagagatagatagagatagagagaatgagtggatgagagagagagaaagagagggagagagagaaacaggaatgaTGAATCAGGCCTAAgcagggtgcagtgtgtgctacTCGACCGGGTATGGGTGGCTGAAGTCGCCATAAGCAGTTTTTTGCACACGGCACCAACTGCGTTGGTTTGGGTACTTGCGGTTGACAGCGACCGGTAAGAGTGTGTAACTGTGGTGCAGTgcaccacagcgccccctggtggactcACAGTTAACGGTCACTTTGACACGCCGCGTGGGGCTTAAGCACGGTGCAGTGcgccacagcgccccctggtggactcACAGTTCACGGTGACTTTGACACACCGCTTTTAAACATGGTGCAGTGcgccacagcgccccctggtggactcACAGTTAACGGTGACTTTGACGCGCCGCGTGTCGGGCGGGGCCACGCCATTGTTGGTGACGCACTCAAAGTCCTGCGCCTGCTGCCGCCGGATGTCCGTGATGTCCAGGAACTCGCCGTCGTTCAGCAGACCGCcatctgacagacagacagacaatcaTGATTAATCAGGAAACGTCTCCCAGCACAGGCAGAGATCAACAGCGTGTCATCAGGCATCAAGAGCTTTTACGCTGACAGCTTATCGCAGGGAGAAGACTTTCAGCAATAAAGACAAACTCGACTGGCCCCAGAGACTTCTGGGAAATGTAAACCAATTATCAGAAAAACCAACGAGGGAAAGAACACGTCCacacaatgtttatttagtgtTTTTAGTTCATTTGGATCCACATCAGCTGTACCCATAAGCAACAGCTTcactccacacaaacacaggaacaaaaaaaaaaaaacaaaacaaaaaaacatatggaCCTATTGATATAAGAATTAATTTCATCGTTGCAAGTTTTTAATTTCAGCTGGAGCcaaaaaggaggagaggggaaattaaataaatggtgGAAAACTCACATTTAGGTTCTGATAATAATTATTTCCACATTAGGAtgaatcaggaaaaaaaatatgggaACCCTGCACTTGGATAGAAGGGGGCTGGAAAGCAGAAAACAGCAACAGCTGCGGAACAGTGTGTGATTTGTCCTCTGTGGTGGACAAGAATAAGTCAATACGGCAGGGCAGTGGACACTGTCTAAAttcagacgcccccccccctgcgctCTCCAACcgccacccactcccccccccgccccgccccgcccgcccgcgcccCCGTTAACTGGCACGGTCTTCAGAAGCAGTGAATTGCAGAGGCCCCCGCTCTCGCTGTGACGAGAACATAATTAGCCCGCCGGACGACTTTAACGTGTCTTTAGAAAAACGGAAGTGTTTTTGAAGTGTTgacaaacttgttttttttttctctctccctctctctctccctctttaagggaggagagggaattAGCCCCCGTCCTCCTCCGGTCTTTGGCAGCCCGCGTTCTGCTTGTGCGGTAGAGGGCAGGAGATGACACAAATCCTTTCCAGAGTCGAACAAGAAGGTCTGTCTGGTACGTGAGGGAATagacgaggggaggggggggttgtgggcggCTGGGGACTGTTTGCCATCCTCAGACtcttaatatttttatcattaaaggGGAGCCAAGCAGCGGAACATGACAAAGAACATAATCTGGCTTCTAACAAGGAAATCCAGCGTTAAACTGCTGTTCGCTTTCAGAAAACCAGAGTGCCTAATCAGCAGaccattaacacacacacacacacacactcacacacacacacacacacactgcacacacactcacacacactgcacacacacacacacactcacacacactgcacacacacgcacgcacaaacacactcacacacacacacactgcacacacacacgcgcacactgcacacaggcacacacgcgcacacacacacgcacacacactgtgcacaagcacacgtgcgcacacactgcaaacatgcacacacaaacacacactgcgcacagacacacttgtgcacacacaaattgcacacaggcacgcatgcacacacaaacacacactgcgcacatacaaacacacacacacactgcacacaggcacacttgtgcacacacacaaattgcacacaagcacacacaaacacacactgtgcacaagcacatacacgcactcacactgggcacaagaacacaaacacacgcattcACATACTGCGCACAagcacatatgcacgcacacacatacacacacacggagcacaaaaacacacccagACGTTACGCACGCACGTGTGCGCGGGCTCACAGCACTGCGCGGAAAGTCCTGTCACAGAGATTGCTGCTGCAGCTCTAATTGAAGATTATACCGCAGGATTATTAGCGCGGCTACTGAACTGGAGACGATTATCACAGCTGTGGCCCGGCTCAGCCAGTACGGGGGGGTTTACGGCAACGTTGCTCACTCATTCCATTAGCTTAATAAATATTGCTCCCCTGGTGACATCTCCGTCGAGCTGACTGCGCGTTTCAGCCGCTTTTCAGCCTGAGGGAGAGAACCGGCCGGCAGAACCAAACGTTCgaaaagcctttttttcagATCCGCGCGCAGGAAGATCTGACGCGCGGACCAGCCGACTCGCTAAACACACGTTCGAAAAGCGTCTTTCAGATCCGCACATGAAGATCGGACGTGCGAACCAGCCGACTTGTTAACAACGCAGATCGCGGTTTTTATTGTTTCGTTTCCACTGCCCTACGCAGATCGCGCTGTTTAATGTTTAGTTTTCATTTGCCCTTTTTGTCTATTCGTGCTCGCGACACGTCTCCTTTGAATAGAGGGGTGGGTGGATTTTTGTGTGGTCTAGGGGTCTCAGATCCTTGTCTCTGAAGGACTTTGTAAGGACCTTACCAGCCTGCCTCTGATTAAGACGTCGGCGGGATCCGGGATTACCTCGGCCTGCCGTAAATCCTTGCCGCAACATTGATGCGATCAAAGGCGAGGCTGACCCGCGGCCGCTCCCTGTGGGATCGCTGCTCCGATTAAGGGAGACCTGGAGAGAACAGGCTGACCCAACGAACTGCTCCAGACCAGCGCTTCCAATTTAAGGTGGACCACAAAAGGTGAATTTAAGGTGGAATGAAAACGGAGTTCACAGAGGAGAGGGGCAAtgaccccctccacctcctcttaccaccacccccaccccctcttaccccaccccaccccagggcTACAGAAATATGGAGGTCTTACTGCCTGGGGGGCATCTGCTCctcaaaaccatgaaaaatggacttactctttttctttcatctctCAAAAGCACTTTCCCCACTTTCGTCTGCGTTTTGACAGCTTTTCACGACAGCGCTGAGACTGACGTGTGCCGTCTGTCGCGTGCTAAATACCATGGATTGGTTCTGAGTGGCAGGAAATCTGTGCTAGGATGGGCGGGTTTACGTTAATGAGGTGGGAAATCTGTGCTAGGATGGGCGTGTTTATGTTAACGAGGCAGGAAGTCTGTACTAGGATGGGCGGGTTTATGTTAATGAGGTGGGAAATCTGTACTAGGATGGGCGGGGTTTATGTTGATGGGCAGGTAGTCAGCGCTAGAATGGGTGGGGTCTATGTTGATGAGGTGGGAAATCTGTGCTAGGATGGGCGGGTTTATGTTAATGAGCCAGGAAGTCTGTACTAGGATGGGTGGGGTTTTCTCATGTTAGGGAGTATAGGCTAAGCTTCCTGTGTCAGAAGAAATGGGGGTGTTTCTGCAGGGGGGGAGTGCGGAGTGGGGTTGAAGGATTCTGGagtggaaaagagagagagcaagagggagggagggagagagagagagagagagagagagagaggcagatggctgctctgtctctcagtgtctcagtgGGTTGGCTGGTGCTTCTCTTCGGGCTCCACTGCAGTGACTCCTGCAGAATAACAATGCagcccggagagagagagagagggagggagggagggagggagggaaggagagagagtgaggagggagggagggagggagagacagcgagagggaagggggatgtgaaaaagagagggaacgAAGGGGGAGATTACAGgacagaaggagaaaaaaaactgacagaggTGGAGAGTAAAGAAGTGatgagaaagggagtgagagccagagagagagagagagagagagagaaagggggggaggaagggagggagtaAGTGTgacaaaagacagaaagagagggggagcacagtgaagtgaaaaaaaaaacggcgagGTAGAGAGTAAAGAACtgatgagagggagggaggggggggggggcggggggcacgcATTACTGCTGACTGGGCAGAACCACTGCAGGCAGACAGGCTGAGACAAAGGATATGCCCatgcacccctcccctccccccccgaacCTCCCGAAGGTGCCATCTGAGGGGAAGGCCCTACCTgcatgcgcccccccccccccccatggcgtGAGCGTTAAACACAggacagggctgggggggggggggggggggaggtttgtaAGGTCATGCCGATTCCGTTTGAGAGAGCCGTGGAGCAGGTACGGGGCTGGACCGGACCCAAGCCCGCAGGCACAGCTCTTCTGCTGAGCGGGTGAGCCCAGGTACTGCATTCCAGATCATTCTGTCCACTTCACTTCAGAGTGCTGCGGCCAGCCAGAGAAAACAGACAGGA
This window of the Anguilla anguilla isolate fAngAng1 chromosome 1, fAngAng1.pri, whole genome shotgun sequence genome carries:
- the iglon5 gene encoding igLON family member 5; its protein translation is MLRQGFTAGRDGGLLNDGEFLDITDIRRQQAQDFECVTNNGVAPPDTRRVKVTVNYPPMITDVKNMPAQLGKAAVLRCEAMAVPTASFQWYREDRRLVEGDGNLKIKNEKTRSLLLFHNVTDKHFGNYTCFASNPLGASNASMLLFRPGAVYSGGAGMTGGLGVCLGLLLSLLLKV